A window of Rosa rugosa chromosome 7, drRosRugo1.1, whole genome shotgun sequence genomic DNA:
aatatatatatttgttacgAACTACATTACTTTAAGTCAATTGTCCTTATAAGTGTTCACTTGGAACACATGATAAATGGACTTAGACCCATACGTTGGGCCTCCATATTTAAATGTCAAAGATGGGCCTTGGGCCTTAGGGTGGGGCTTTTGGGCTCTGGTGACTTAAATTAGAAACTTTCTTTTTGCATTCTGTTTATTTACTTGGAATTGATAAAATTAGGAATCAGAGACTAACTGGAATGGGAGAATGAATGAAATGGTATGGGAATATTTCATTTCCATCAAGATGTTTACTCACTGTATGGAATCGGAATAAGAATATAACTTATTACAATTGATGTTGTTTATTAATGTTCATGAATCGGAATTAAAACTAGTTCGATTACTAAAATACCCctacaaaaataaatgttcgtgaaaaaattaatataagggctaaatacaaattactaccctgttgtttaggtccaaaatcaattcagtccctgaacttctaatttcatcaaaaacacccctgcactttcaattttgatctaataggtccaatttgttagttttccgacaattgagttatttaacttgttaatgtgcctcatatatggcctatgttttatgatgtggtgtcgaggtggtctgcatagtcaatttaggagtgagtcctactattaaaaataaatagtttttcaacaaataatccaactataacttgaacccataacagaatattaacgaattggacctattagatcaaaattgaaagtgcaggggtgtttttgatgaaattagaagtccagggactgaattgattttggacctaaaccacagggtactaactagtatttagcccttaataTAATTTTAGGGTTATGGGTAATTTGGAGTTATTGAAAATACATTAGGATATTTTGGGTAAAAAAATGCATTCTTAAGACTTTGATTCTTAAACCCATACCCCTCCTGCGTATCAAACTCTAGattattcaggaatcgattttTGAAATAAGATAGAACCCACACCCATTTCAATACCTATATAAGTCAGTGAACGCAAGAAAACTCATACATTGGAATCATTCCCTTCATTTCAATTCTCatttcaagtaagtaaacgtgtcattaATGTAAGTCTGATAACATATACATCTTATCAGAAGTTCATTATTCCAATCAATAATCATGCTTCATGAAAACTTTCAGAAAATGGTAACCGAACACAATTCGTATCACCACACACATTCGACAAGATTCCATTGACAAAATTCAATAATCTTGCAGAACGTTTTTGTAGGTGGAAACAACCCAGCTGGCTTCTTGATGGTACATACCACTGTAGTAAGCaattaagagcaactccaacagcttcttcatattttgatttttctctattttgaggaaaaatgagtctcttttgctccaacagattcacTATAACTATCCacattttagggatagtgaaaaaagagaaaatcaaatttcctaaatttacagcaatttctaaaattttaaggaataaTTATGGAGATtgtagagattgttgtaaaataaagAATATGTTGGAactggagttggagaagaaaaataggctaatgctttgacttttgcttctctataatacagaaatttaGGGAAGTTGTTGAAGTTgctcttttttcttctccatCTCCAACAGTTTTCCTATTCTGCAACAatatctaaaatctccataattcttccttaaaattttagagattgctgtaaatttaggaaatttgatcttctctttcctcactttccttaAAATGGAGATagttatagagaatctgttagagcaaaacagactcatttttctctaaaatagaaaaaaatcaaaatataagaagctgttggagttgctctatgCATCCATTTGTTCACTTAACGAAGGGGACAAAAAACATGAACCGGAACAAATGCAAAAGCTTATCAGCACCCACCCGGGTGCCAAGATCAATAGTAGGCACTCAGTATTTGGCAGCAACACAATGTCGACAAAAACATTCACAGCCATCCGCTTAAGTAAAGTCTATCTATGTAACCATAACTGAAAACATTACATCCAATCACAGGACTAGCCAATGGAAATTATGTCCCACTTCTTTGAAAGAAGCCCTGAACAGAACTAAGCTATCATACTGCAAAACGGAGGACCTTACAACTGCCCCTGGTCTCTCCTCAATTCAATCATAACCAACATACTTACCTAGATTTGGTGCTCCCCTGTGCATACTGCCACATCACTCAGACCTCGACCCTGAAAAATTTTCGCACTGAAATTTAAGCTACTAGCTAAATAGCAATCAATAATCTGCTACACCATATTCACAATTCCAACATCTACATTCCATaccaagccaaaaaaaaaaacccaaagaTTTACAAGTTCCACATCCCAAGAACCATCATAAATGATGTCACTTACATGAACCTGAATAAGTATGGTATATTGTGCTATGAGGCCTACCCAGGAAGGTAACTATTCTAATCCTTTTAACTTGCTTGAAGAGTAAGACTACTCACCATATGCAATCGCTGATTAACATTTAGTATCGATTGTAACCTCTCCCATAATCCTCATGTCTCTGACGCTGGAACTCACCAAAATTGTCATGAGGTCTTGAAGGATAATTTTCCATAGCGTGTGGGTACCTGCTCCTTGAATCCATTGCTAAAGTAGGCCCGGAATAATGAGGATTAGCTGCTGGGCCGTCATATTCAGCGTAATTGTGTGATTTGTAACTACCAAAACCTGCGGTGGGCATTTGCTGATGAGCCTGTTGTTGACGTCTCTGGGCATCAAGCTGAAGAAAATTCTCCCACTGTTTTGCATGCATGCCCCTCAAGGTAGCCAGTTTCTTCATGTAGTTCTCTCGCATTTCCCTAATGGCCTTTTACCGTATAACAAAAAGTCAGACATCTTAAACTTGTATAGATTTCAAGTTAAGAAATAGGCATGGTAAACAATTTGTATAGTTTACCTGGTTTAGATCGAAATCGGATGGTTAAATACATGTAACATCACTTCATACATGAATACAATTAAAAGTTTATTTTCCGAGAGTTATCAGGTAATCCATACCTCACGATGTTTGtaattttcttcatcttcttctttgtcaCGAATTCTTCCAAGCTCCATCGCCTCTCTTTTGTACTCCAATTCTAATTCTTCTAATGTCTGTGGGACGGTTGGGTAATCAAACTGATGACCAGATTGCACATCAGATCCCTTTTTATCAGATTCCCATCCATCATTTCTATAAGTGGCCATGCTCTGATTATGACCATCATATGAATTATATGAGTTGCCCATGTAAGGGGCACGTGCTGGAGAATTTGAATGACTTGGCCGACCTCGAGCTCCGTCATTACCATAAGCTTCATGAAATGAAGAGGATGTTAAGCACTCGATTCAAGATGCTAACACAGATGGCAGCTTTAATTCAACATACTATCTTATATTCACAGAAAGACCATCTGAGGTAATTTTCTGGATATGCTTTCAGTAAATGATTTCATGTCCGAGACAACCCCATCAATTCAGATCAAACCATGAGAGTTACTCCAGAACTGTACACACAATGCTGAAGATAAGAACTTACCTCTTGCTGCAAACAAATGATAAGAAACAAGCTGATTCTTTCATAAATGGGAAATTTTTACAGGTAGCAGGTAGGAAATTCTATAGGAACCTAACAAGCTACCAACATGAGTCAGCAGCTTCCTATATACACCGTAAGCATATCCTATGCTGGCCCTACCTTGTGGAGAACCCCTGGAAAATTTTTGCATATTTTGACGTATACGGTCTTCAACAAACTTCTCCTGCCTGTGAAACCTTGGTTGAAAGTTTGATCCATTACGAGGACCAGAATGAGACCTCTGGGATTCAGAGCGGTGTAACCGTGAACCAACAGGGCTTCGCTCGGGTGACCTTGATCTAGTCACTTGAGAACTACCCCGTTGTTCACCTTCCTCTCTCATCATCTTGTGCACAGCATCCACGCCTTTCCTTAATATTAACCTATCTTTGCCACTGACAATGATGAATTTCTCGTCCATCTTAATATTGCAGCCAATATCCTTTTCAATCCTGTTTATCACTTTCTCTGTGAAAAGCGCTCTTACATGCTTTTCTCTAGCAGGTACCCTTTCAAAGAAATCTTGAGACTTGCGATTTGCTCCAAGAGTAGATGGGCACCCCTAGAGATTGCAAAAGTAATTAACATGTTATCACCAACAGAATGAAATTTTACTGTTACCATCTATTATCACCAAATTTAGCAACAGAAGAAACTTCAACAATTACGAAAGTGCTATGAGGATCTTTTAGTTTTATGGCCTTGTATTTATTTCTACCAAGAGTATGGCTTTGCAATGAAGTTCATAAACGATGCCAATTTGTTTGACAGAAAAAGGTGGCAGTCATTTTGGTGAAAGTATTTAACAGAGCACCAAGTTAGCATGAAGCACTGCAGAGTGCAGACATAAATCAAAATGGCCAAATAACCAGTGTGCACTCCAATTATCAATTTAGTTACAAGTCGTCTTAGTTATAAACATATTATCAACAGCATAAATTACAAAGAACCTACTAATTTCCTAAACAGTTGTGCCTAACAGAAGTACTGGACCTCAGCCCAAGAAAAAAGTGTTTTATAGCTaagcaattgaaaaaaaaatgcatgtgTGAGTATGTATACACATAAccagatattaaaaaaaaaaaaaccaatcctAAATATACCTGAGTAAAGTGCCCCGATTCTCCGCATATTTTGCAAATCAGTTCCTcttccttcctcttcttccaaTTCCTCTCAGTAGCTTTTGACTTTGCCTCCCAAACCTTAGCTTCCCGGCTAGTGAAATCAGTCGGGACAGCATTCGGGTCGCGagcttcctcttcctcatcagaCCCAGCAAGGGACCTCTTATTCGGTTTTGCTCTGTCCTGTGTGTTTGTGGCATTTGACCCAGGAGGGCCAGTGTACTCCTTGTACAGCTCGctaaaatcatcatcaatatCCGGGTCTGGTTTAGGTTCCATCTAACTCAAATATAAACCCTAACATTGCAAAACCACAAACCAAACCTTAAATCAATATGCTACTACCATCAAATTGCATACAAGAGAATCATCCAAGAACATAGCTTAGGCACAGTCCCAAACAAAGGCTTATTGATATTGCAGCAATCCCTAATTCGATTAAGCTCAATCACTAAGCAAAACAGTTGTATAAAATTTCTAAACCCATAACAATGTCTGTTCATCTgggtaaaaaaacaaaacttgaaTCGATTAAGGCTTCGACAAATTGCACAAGGGTTTGGATTAAATCTGGTTCAGGAATAAAAGAAGAAGCGAAGAAAGAAATTACCTGCAAGAGTGAAAGAGAATGGAGCCGCACTGGAACTAGGGCTCGGTCTTTTTTACGTTTTCCACCCTCTGCTATCTGCTCTGGAGGtttatcttttttatttcttttctttatttggtcACCCCTAATTCCTTTTAATTTTAAATCCACCCCGCCCCTGAGATTTGAGCTTATTCGGATCCCACCTTTCCTATTTTAGTTTATTTAACCAGCACCCGGTTCTACTTTTAAAAGTTAgaaacatttttttattattttttttttaatcccaGAGGGGGAGGTTAGCAttgttagagcaagttcaccagGCAACCTTAtgcccgggcaccacgtcaAAATGAGGCTTGGGGGCAAGGATTTTCCACTGTTCATCCTTCCACCGGATCTGGGGCAAGACCACATGCAGTGGGAGGCCCAGGGCACCATCTCGGGCACCATGGTGACTGAGGCCGTGACCCAAGCTGCCACGCTGGcccaagaagaagaggagaggggAGACGCGCGTAGCCGAAGAACTGAAGGCCAACCGCGTGTCTTCTAGCGGCGACAAGACAGCAGGCGCGTAGCCGCCAGAGTTTTGTCGTGTAGTGGCGTGGGGGTACGACGTGGCTTGTAGCCGTTGGGCTACTTTGCAGTTTAAATGCAGATCTGGACCGTTGATTTTGATAATTAAAGGGATCTGACGGCTATAAATCTGGTACAagaggtttaaaaaaaaaaaaaaaaaaaccgttagattacaacggtaacaaaaaaaatataaccacaatttcctataaatacctcacctcctattttacttctcacaccaaaaaaatcatcattcttcctcaaaattttttcacacttttcaaaaactttgtcggtggtgtacttgtgataaaagtgtcggtggagttaaaaaaaaaaagtgtgtcgGTGGACATAGAATTTGTCTaccaataaaattttctttggttgcattttcaaattgtttatcaatactatttatttacatcatacatttctcattttccaaaaaaataataataaaatattcgatgaacagtaactaactggtgaccctgacccaacgggtggaagcaaagatccagtggcagtgaatagtttcctgccctggtgacccaacgggtgaacttgttCTTAGCAACACACACACTCATGGAGTGTATCCCAGCAGAGCTGGACTATTCCCTCCAACGAGGGGCCCACCAACAGGCAACAAGCACAAAGGCCCCGGCCACCACTGGTCACTAGGTGTGGGAGAGAGGGCTCGAACTCGgatgtgggggttccacacctggaggttCTACCACCCCAACCCCACCATAACCTTGGTAGTTTAAAAAGTTAGAAACTTGGGAGCTTCGTTACTGTTTTttgtataaattaaattaaatacaAATAATACATATGTTTAAGAATTTTCCAgggctaaatattgtttagtatCCTGTGGTTTGTGCCCAACATCAATTCTGTTCCTTACCTTTcaattttcatcaaaaacacccatgcaTTATCAAATCTCATCAAATAGATCCTTCTGTCATTCCTCCGTCAACTGCAGCCGTTAACTTGCTGACGTGGCGTTCCATGTCAGcaaaagtggggcccacataGAAATCAAGTTACCAAAATGACCCTTGCTCTTAAATGTCTTATTCTGACTCCCTCGCCATTCTCacccttcttttcttctcttcttcttcgtttctGCTCAGGCTCGGAGACGGCCGCTCAGCCCACCTCCGCCGCTCCCCACCGACAGTCCGCGGCACGACCTCGTTTGCAAAGCCACCCAAATCATCCTCGTCTGCTCTACCTCCGATCCTCAAATCCCTAAACGCCGACCTCGCCCTCCCAATTTCCGAAACGACTCCGCTCCGGCGAGGACAGCTCGCAGATTTCTGGGACCAAGTCGAAGTTGCACCGCCGCTGTTAGCTTCCTCGCGGCGGAGTGAAGAGGAGCCCGGTCCTCCCTTCTTCGAACTAGCAGCGACGACGGCTGGACGAAACCCGAAAGCTTCTCGGGGTTTCACGCATATTTTTCGACTCCGGCCAGGGTTGCAAGCTAGACCGGTGGCGCTAGCTTTGTCTTGGCGAGATGAAGAAGCTATGGTACCTTCTTGTCCATCTGTCAACTTGGGAGAGAGAATCGAAGAGGAGAAGATGGTGGAGTTTTCCGGCGAATTTCCATGTTTTCCGGTAACGTTTGGTTTCAACTCAGGTTCAAACTTGTTTCCCTTGCCAAGCTCTACCTCGCTATATACTTGAATATATTTAAGTTTGGAGGAGATTAGCAGAAATTGGAATTTTGGAGTTACTGAACCACCGTGGTTCACTGTTCACGGTGGTGGTTTTGGTCTTTCTTGACCAATTTCCGACCATGACATGATACAGTGAGCAGAAATTGATGATTTGATGTTTCTGGAATCGTTGAAGTTGTAGAGTTGGATATGCAAAGTTAGGCTGCAGACGTTTTGGGTTTTCTGGATATTATTGAGGCATTTGGTTTGATATTCATGTTGGTTTGTTGGTTTGATTGTCTGGATATTGCGGAGACGGTGGAGCTCGCAGCCACCAGCGGTTGGCGAGGGAGCTTCTTGAACTTATCGGAGACTAACCGTCCATATCTGCATAACTTGGATTGCCGAATTGAGAACTGAATCCCAAAATCTTGTCGAGACTTTGTTAATTGAGAGCGAATGGAAGGAGAGAAGAAACCGGAGAAACAGAAATAagtggtgatgatgatggagaATGAAATTAACTTATTTTAATACCACGGTCATTTTGGTAACTTGATTTCtatgtgggccccacttttgCTGACATGGCACGCCACATCAGCGAGTTAACGACTGCAGTTGACGGAGGAATGACGGAATGATCTATTTGACGAGAT
This region includes:
- the LOC133722043 gene encoding uncharacterized protein LOC133722043 gives rise to the protein MEPKPDPDIDDDFSELYKEYTGPPGSNATNTQDRAKPNKRSLAGSDEEEEARDPNAVPTDFTSREAKVWEAKSKATERNWKKRKEEELICKICGESGHFTQGCPSTLGANRKSQDFFERVPAREKHVRALFTEKVINRIEKDIGCNIKMDEKFIIVSGKDRLILRKGVDAVHKMMREEGEQRGSSQVTRSRSPERSPVGSRLHRSESQRSHSGPRNGSNFQPRFHRQEKFVEDRIRQNMQKFSRGSPQAYGNDGARGRPSHSNSPARAPYMGNSYNSYDGHNQSMATYRNDGWESDKKGSDVQSGHQFDYPTVPQTLEELELEYKREAMELGRIRDKEEDEENYKHREAIREMRENYMKKLATLRGMHAKQWENFLQLDAQRRQQQAHQQMPTAGFGSYKSHNYAEYDGPAANPHYSGPTLAMDSRSRYPHAMENYPSRPHDNFGEFQRQRHEDYGRGYNRY